AGTATGTAGAAGGGTATTATGAcactttttacatattttacatttaaatttgtacTTACAAGGCTTGCCCGTATGCACCTTTAAGCAGATTGTGCACAGCTTATGCTGCGCTGCAAAGTCTTGGCGGTCCTCTATTGAGGCCTCCTGAAATTTCAAGCAATTATAGATTGCATGACCAACTGTATTACAATACCTACAGGCCGTCATGGACGGGGTAGCTACATTGGTAACCCTGGGTATagatttacatttattattactgCTGGTACTTGCATAGTCAGTACCTTTGAGAGGCAAACTATCCTCTAGCGCCATGGCACGCTTTTCTAAATAACTTATAAATTCTGTCATTGTGGGTAAAACTAATGGATCCCTTTCGAGGTTAAAAGACCTATTGGTGTAAGAGTCTAACTTTCTACCCAAAATGGTGATTAAAATCATATCCCACTTATCTGTGggttcatttaaattttttaatgcaTGCAACTGTTGCTGCACTTGTGACACAAATGACCTTATAGAGGCCGCTGTGCCCTTTGACATGCATGGGATGTCTAAAAGCACATTGATATGGCTACTAATCAACCTAGCTTTGTTATTATATcgcttttttaataattctaatGCCTCTTGATATGAACCATTTACTAACGGTAAATTCACAATAACTGACAATGCTTCGTCTGACAAATATTtcctcaaataaaataatttctgtaCATTGGACAGAGACTTATTATTGTCAATGACTGCTAAAAACATATCATAGAATGGCTTAAATTTAGTGAAGTCCTTACCATCAAAAGTTGGTATATCTACATTTGGTAGTTTCGATGTTGACACATTATTTGTGTGCGCCGCTTCAGATCCCTTGAGCATTCTGATGGACTCGTTGAGTTTGGCTAGTGTGTTGAAGAACGCCTCCTCAAATGTTCCCATTTCTTCCTTGTCGGTCTCATCCCGGCTTAGGATAT
This portion of the Choristoneura fumiferana chromosome 14, NRCan_CFum_1, whole genome shotgun sequence genome encodes:
- the LOC141434796 gene encoding uncharacterized protein, which produces MEELKKLRLRRGQLKGTVTRIETFVKDPISLTSATVDTLEARKEKLISALKEYESVQLDILSRDETDKEEMGTFEEAFFNTLAKLNESIRMLKGSEAAHTNNVSTSKLPNVDIPTFDGGLNRGPPRLCSAA